A region of Syntrophobacterales bacterium DNA encodes the following proteins:
- a CDS encoding septum formation initiator family protein — MKIGRYLLISALLMGLPITFGDRGLLDNFRKNQQLLEIKKSNHQLTIENIALKRNIMLLRDDLSYIEMTARSELGMVKKGDLVYRKEK, encoded by the coding sequence ATGAAAATCGGCAGGTACCTGTTAATCTCTGCGTTATTGATGGGGCTCCCTATCACGTTCGGCGACAGGGGACTGCTCGACAATTTCCGTAAAAACCAGCAACTTCTGGAAATAAAGAAGAGCAACCACCAGTTGACCATTGAAAATATCGCCCTCAAAAGAAATATAATGCTGTTAAGAGACGATTTGTCTTACATCGAGATGACCGCAAGAAGCGAGCTGGGAATGGTCAAGAAGGGCGATCTGGTTTACCGCAAGGAGAAATAA
- a CDS encoding pilus assembly protein PilM has protein sequence MLDINSLFSGGNLLAGLDIGSSCIKLAELTETSKEKVLSRFTMMPLANGVIVEGAVAEAGALAAVIKELYKKSGCKRKKVVLSISGNSVIVKKVSFAQMEESELGALIHDEADKYLPFDDMSLVDYDFQITGENPYNSSQMDVLIVAAKKELVEGYTDAVAAAGLTPVIMDVDSFAVETMYGENYDFEENDLAVLVNIGASITNLNVVKGGMSIFTRDFNMGGNSITEALAASLGISLEEAEKAKIEGRGDDPPSRELFRAGLISYADAICSEIERSIDYFHSTFGQENIGRVLLSGGGALTPGIAGEMERRLGIETALVDPFKKIKLDKKVLEAGPAELLGPLAAVSIGLALRKIGDK, from the coding sequence ATGTTGGATATCAATAGTTTGTTTTCGGGGGGCAATCTGCTTGCAGGTCTGGATATTGGTTCCAGTTGCATCAAGCTTGCGGAGCTGACCGAAACCTCGAAGGAAAAGGTCTTAAGCCGATTCACAATGATGCCCCTGGCCAACGGGGTGATAGTCGAGGGGGCGGTTGCGGAGGCGGGGGCATTGGCAGCCGTAATCAAGGAGCTTTACAAAAAATCAGGCTGCAAGAGAAAAAAGGTTGTATTGTCCATTTCCGGGAACTCCGTCATAGTCAAGAAGGTGAGCTTTGCGCAGATGGAAGAGAGCGAGCTGGGCGCCCTCATCCACGATGAAGCGGATAAATATCTGCCCTTTGACGATATGTCCCTCGTCGATTACGATTTCCAGATAACAGGGGAAAATCCTTATAATTCAAGCCAGATGGATGTTCTCATCGTCGCCGCCAAAAAAGAACTCGTCGAGGGTTACACGGATGCTGTGGCGGCAGCCGGATTGACCCCGGTCATCATGGATGTGGATTCCTTTGCCGTAGAAACAATGTACGGGGAGAACTACGATTTCGAGGAAAACGACCTCGCTGTCCTGGTAAATATCGGCGCAAGCATTACCAACCTGAATGTTGTGAAGGGGGGAATGTCCATTTTTACGCGCGATTTTAACATGGGCGGCAACTCCATAACGGAGGCGTTGGCTGCGAGTTTGGGTATTAGCCTTGAAGAGGCGGAAAAGGCGAAAATTGAGGGGCGCGGGGATGATCCGCCTTCGCGCGAGCTTTTCCGGGCGGGACTGATCTCTTATGCCGACGCGATTTGTTCCGAAATCGAGCGGTCAATTGATTATTTCCATTCCACCTTTGGACAGGAGAATATCGGCAGGGTGCTGCTGTCCGGCGGCGGCGCGCTTACGCCCGGTATTGCCGGGGAGATGGAGCGGCGCCTGGGGATAGAAACGGCGCTTGTGGATCCTTTCAAAAAAATCAAGCTTGATAAAAAGGTCTTGGAAGCAGGCCCGGCGGAGCTGCTCGGGCCCCTTGCTGCGGTCAGTATCGGGCTGGCGCTGCGAAAAATAGGCGACAAATGA
- a CDS encoding PilN domain-containing protein, which produces MIKINLIPYREKKKKDNLQRQIVIIAGSVIIFLLALVAVHLYLQADLKKLESKVAAAEARLLILNKQVGDVEKFKKKKHDLEQKLAVINTLEANRSFPVRLLDGLNLLVPSRELWLEKVTQKGQEVRIEGMARDNGTVARFMKSLEKAVFISRVDLVVAREKEVAGVKLQQFVITCVVNSKGE; this is translated from the coding sequence ATGATAAAAATCAATCTTATCCCCTATCGAGAGAAGAAAAAAAAGGATAATCTGCAACGTCAGATAGTGATTATTGCCGGATCAGTAATAATTTTTCTGCTGGCCCTTGTCGCTGTGCACCTATATCTGCAGGCCGATCTGAAAAAACTGGAGAGCAAGGTTGCCGCGGCGGAGGCCAGACTCCTGATCCTGAACAAGCAGGTAGGCGACGTAGAGAAGTTCAAGAAAAAAAAGCATGATCTGGAACAAAAGCTTGCTGTAATCAACACGCTGGAAGCCAACCGCTCTTTTCCGGTGCGCCTGTTGGACGGGCTGAATCTGCTCGTGCCGTCCAGGGAGCTCTGGCTGGAGAAGGTAACGCAAAAAGGTCAGGAAGTCCGTATAGAAGGAATGGCGCGGGACAATGGCACGGTGGCCCGTTTCATGAAGAGTCTGGAAAAGGCGGTTTTCATCAGCCGGGTTGATTTGGTGGTTGCGCGGGAAAAAGAGGTGGCCGGCGTAAAGCTGCAGCAATTCGTGATCACCTGCGTTGTCAACAGCAAGGGGGAATGA
- a CDS encoding type 4a pilus biogenesis protein PilO, translating to MDFNLDDLKKLSPVVKGLIVFVFCLLIGYFYYMFFLQGIIAGQISLREKLTEMEGQIATKEKAAAQIGKYKKEVEQLNAAFSTALLKLPNQREIAGLLASVVLSGNEAGVNFLLFEPKSPAPLPPAAKAAPPAKPPQKGAPAQPVEPPKFYDEIPISVKLSGTFHNTVAFFAKAAQLSRIVNVEDIAIAEAKPANGRTMTVTTSCTMKTYMFVDRDKK from the coding sequence GTGGATTTCAATCTGGATGACCTGAAAAAACTCTCTCCCGTGGTGAAGGGGCTGATCGTTTTTGTCTTCTGCCTGCTAATAGGGTACTTTTACTATATGTTTTTCTTGCAGGGCATCATTGCCGGCCAGATTTCGCTAAGGGAAAAGCTTACCGAAATGGAGGGTCAGATAGCGACCAAGGAAAAGGCGGCGGCGCAAATCGGTAAATATAAAAAAGAGGTCGAACAGCTCAATGCGGCCTTCAGTACGGCGCTGCTAAAGCTCCCCAACCAGCGGGAAATTGCCGGTTTGCTGGCCTCGGTGGTTCTTTCCGGCAATGAAGCCGGGGTAAATTTCCTCTTGTTCGAGCCGAAGTCCCCGGCGCCGCTTCCCCCCGCGGCCAAGGCGGCGCCCCCGGCAAAGCCGCCTCAGAAAGGCGCGCCTGCCCAGCCGGTGGAGCCTCCGAAATTTTATGATGAGATTCCCATATCGGTTAAACTATCCGGCACTTTTCACAATACCGTCGCCTTTTTTGCCAAGGCGGCGCAACTTTCCCGGATTGTGAATGTCGAGGATATAGCAATCGCGGAGGCAAAACCGGCAAATGGCAGGACGATGACCGTGACAACCTCCTGTACGATGAAAACTTATATGTTTGTGGACAGAGACAAAAAATGA
- a CDS encoding pilus assembly protein PilP: MRLKTSGFAIAVGAAILLLVGVLSGGAADSKKPGDKGQAAAAEKTKANAVTGGASLYQYNARGKADPFKPFMETDMAVINKKAEELKKKAVAVSNKALSPLQKADIDKFLLVGIAGDQGKRMAIVEDKAAKRHYPLFIGTHIGKNDGRVGAILDDRVIVEEIVRGDQKKTKKQQVNRIEMFLHKDR; this comes from the coding sequence ATGAGACTGAAAACTTCAGGTTTTGCCATAGCCGTGGGCGCGGCGATTTTGCTCCTTGTCGGCGTCTTGTCGGGGGGGGCTGCGGATTCGAAAAAACCGGGCGACAAAGGCCAGGCAGCGGCTGCCGAAAAAACGAAGGCGAATGCCGTAACCGGGGGAGCGTCCTTGTACCAGTACAATGCCCGCGGGAAGGCGGATCCGTTCAAGCCTTTCATGGAAACGGACATGGCCGTAATCAACAAGAAGGCCGAAGAACTCAAGAAAAAGGCGGTGGCGGTAAGCAATAAGGCGCTTTCCCCGCTGCAAAAGGCTGATATTGATAAGTTCCTGCTGGTCGGGATCGCCGGCGATCAAGGCAAGAGGATGGCGATTGTGGAGGATAAAGCCGCCAAAAGGCATTACCCGCTTTTTATTGGCACGCACATCGGTAAAAATGACGGCAGGGTTGGCGCAATTCTGGACGACAGGGTGATCGTTGAGGAGATTGTCCGGGGAGATCAGAAAAAAACAAAGAAACAACAGGTAAATCGTATCGAGATGTTTCTGCACAAGGATCGGTGA
- the pilQ gene encoding type IV pilus secretin PilQ produces MKRARKWGKGIFLTAIVQSLFLAQAWGAGDAIKTAPPKTAEAGYLENISFEKLPGKERVKFSLSRHAVVIVEQADVDAKGQVGSAIAVRMDNTFVPEGLRRSLGETVLTNVIRVTPVQKSDKVSLWAIATIEMKQKAPFSIREEGNNVIVDFNVASLPDVTRTAAFPANYNQEKTGSLDGQAYRRGSVGPEGAKKEAPRAVNASRIVLDVQEADIKAVFRLLAEQGNVNIVSGDDVKGTITVSLKDVTWDQALDTILEIKGLSRKTAGNIVTVMTTGKIETEPFVTRVVNVDYTDAKKLTANLLDLLPRDKDGKAKGSVKVDEHSNALIIQATRQDLTRLLPIIEKIDKPTPQILIKANIVETTKDTARNLGIQWGGMYGHKVGSQGLYITPGGVGGSAVAPGSAFSGDYAPTAGAPGISGQGFGVNFPAAMTATASGSLGLLFGTIGENILEIQLNALQKDGKLNILSSPSITTMDNQKAFTENGEKVPYVTTENSGGTTTKAVKFENAVLRLEITPHVIDGKNLTMKILVQKDEVDPSRSVDGNPYIIKKQTETSLIVQDGETIVISGLTKQKNLENVNGIPWLKDVPVLGWLFKGEGKSESMEEVLIFITPNILNPAVASGIQGVF; encoded by the coding sequence ATGAAGCGGGCAAGAAAATGGGGCAAGGGCATTTTTCTCACAGCTATCGTGCAGTCTTTGTTTTTGGCGCAGGCATGGGGCGCAGGCGACGCGATAAAGACAGCTCCTCCAAAAACAGCGGAGGCCGGTTACCTGGAAAATATTTCCTTTGAAAAACTGCCGGGCAAGGAACGGGTAAAGTTTTCCCTTTCCCGCCATGCCGTTGTTATTGTTGAGCAGGCGGATGTTGATGCTAAAGGGCAAGTCGGCAGCGCCATTGCCGTTCGCATGGACAATACCTTCGTCCCGGAGGGGCTGCGGCGTTCCCTCGGTGAGACGGTGCTGACCAATGTAATTCGGGTAACCCCTGTTCAGAAATCCGATAAAGTGAGTCTTTGGGCAATTGCCACAATCGAAATGAAGCAAAAAGCGCCCTTCAGCATCCGCGAGGAAGGGAATAATGTCATTGTTGATTTTAACGTGGCGTCGCTTCCGGATGTAACGAGAACCGCTGCGTTTCCTGCAAACTATAATCAGGAAAAAACGGGCAGCCTGGACGGGCAGGCTTACCGGCGCGGCAGCGTCGGCCCGGAAGGTGCGAAAAAAGAGGCCCCCAGAGCCGTCAACGCCTCCCGGATCGTGCTCGACGTCCAGGAAGCGGACATCAAAGCCGTCTTTCGCCTGCTTGCCGAGCAGGGCAATGTCAACATTGTCTCCGGCGATGATGTGAAAGGAACGATAACCGTGAGTCTGAAGGATGTGACCTGGGACCAGGCTCTCGACACCATCCTGGAAATCAAGGGGCTTTCCCGGAAAACTGCGGGCAATATCGTCACGGTGATGACGACGGGCAAGATCGAGACGGAGCCTTTTGTAACCAGGGTGGTCAATGTTGATTATACCGATGCCAAGAAGCTGACGGCGAACCTGCTGGATTTGCTTCCCCGAGACAAGGACGGCAAGGCCAAAGGCTCCGTTAAGGTTGATGAACACAGCAATGCCTTGATCATTCAGGCAACGCGCCAGGATCTGACGAGGCTGCTGCCGATTATCGAAAAAATAGACAAGCCCACCCCGCAGATCCTGATCAAGGCCAATATAGTGGAAACAACCAAGGATACCGCCCGCAATCTCGGCATCCAGTGGGGCGGCATGTACGGGCACAAGGTGGGAAGTCAGGGTTTGTACATCACGCCCGGGGGCGTAGGGGGCTCCGCGGTTGCCCCCGGCTCGGCCTTTTCGGGCGATTATGCGCCGACCGCCGGCGCTCCGGGAATATCCGGCCAGGGGTTCGGGGTCAATTTCCCGGCGGCCATGACGGCAACAGCCTCGGGGTCTTTGGGGCTGCTCTTCGGCACCATCGGGGAAAATATTCTTGAGATCCAATTAAATGCCCTGCAGAAGGACGGCAAGCTGAATATCCTTTCCAGCCCGTCGATTACCACGATGGACAATCAGAAGGCCTTTACCGAAAACGGTGAGAAGGTTCCTTATGTGACAACCGAAAACAGCGGTGGAACCACTACCAAAGCGGTAAAATTTGAAAACGCGGTCCTCCGTCTGGAGATAACCCCGCACGTCATTGACGGCAAAAATTTAACGATGAAAATTCTGGTGCAGAAAGACGAGGTTGATCCCAGTCGCTCGGTGGACGGCAATCCTTACATAATAAAGAAACAGACGGAAACGAGTCTCATTGTGCAGGATGGGGAGACGATCGTCATTTCCGGCCTGACGAAACAAAAAAATCTGGAAAATGTGAACGGGATTCCCTGGTTAAAAGATGTGCCCGTCTTGGGATGGCTTTTCAAGGGAGAAGGAAAAAGTGAATCCATGGAAGAAGTGCTGATTTTCATTACCCCCAATATCCTGAATCCGGCGGTGGCATCCGGCATCCAGGGGGTATTTTAG